A window of the Sandaracinaceae bacterium genome harbors these coding sequences:
- a CDS encoding radical SAM protein has product MSKAARRIALVSLSPWRVGVRHVSFNLAVRRLQASLMSDPRLADSDVRVFEMGAESLSTWVDELVAFDPDLLGASAYLWSLPTFALLARAIKMASPHCLTVFGGPSARPAMLSLAPFREAAQFIDVLALGEGEQLITDIAANHGHGVGSFAAIPGLALQSPLGWRKTPSPLQPLSIDRLPSPYRMGLSPKGATAYMETYRGCPMSCAFCQWGNLDPSSGVLSVDALIEEFEAMSKSDLLGVSMVDAGLNLNARAFKNLAEAEAQTGFLKGRYFDTEMYPHMMKPEHLEFLANARSSVGLGLQSANPDVLKAVDRPFKPHHFAKAVEDLARVARVTVEVIVGLPGDSPSGFKETMAFLTDLPCNVRVYHCLVLPDALMSRYENSDELRFHPITLEIQSGPGWSETELRDTCEWVDEKTRAEGVNQQQPRVGRGDRLEDYVEMLVDPPWWSFDRTATPPPLGHHMANVRRVPAHLPQGEVAAAGVHAAIVAAVTRATHGHCRVGEVIRSTGQVVVRLDVERASYELVARPVEAGPSFRDAAGCGFMYRSDGTAQLDQRASLLLTRAIDAMAAHVAPLVTSR; this is encoded by the coding sequence ATGAGCAAGGCAGCGCGTCGAATTGCGCTCGTGTCCCTCAGCCCCTGGCGTGTGGGGGTGCGTCATGTGTCGTTCAACCTGGCGGTGCGGCGCCTACAGGCGTCACTGATGAGCGATCCACGCCTCGCAGACAGCGACGTGCGGGTATTCGAGATGGGCGCCGAGTCACTCTCCACGTGGGTGGATGAGCTGGTTGCGTTCGACCCAGACCTACTCGGGGCGTCTGCCTATCTCTGGTCGCTGCCGACGTTCGCGTTGTTGGCCCGCGCCATCAAGATGGCATCGCCGCACTGCCTGACAGTGTTCGGAGGTCCCTCGGCGCGGCCCGCCATGCTCTCCCTGGCTCCCTTTAGGGAAGCAGCTCAGTTCATCGACGTGCTCGCGCTCGGGGAGGGAGAACAGCTCATCACCGACATCGCGGCGAACCACGGCCACGGCGTCGGAAGCTTTGCCGCGATCCCGGGGTTGGCACTGCAGAGTCCTCTAGGCTGGAGAAAGACGCCCTCGCCGCTCCAGCCCTTGTCCATCGACAGGCTGCCTTCTCCGTACCGGATGGGCCTGTCTCCCAAAGGGGCGACGGCGTACATGGAGACCTATCGTGGTTGCCCCATGTCGTGTGCCTTCTGCCAATGGGGAAACCTCGACCCCTCGTCCGGCGTCCTTTCCGTCGATGCGCTGATCGAGGAATTCGAGGCCATGTCCAAGAGCGACCTTCTCGGTGTCTCGATGGTCGATGCGGGGCTCAACCTCAACGCGCGGGCGTTCAAGAACCTGGCCGAGGCCGAAGCACAGACGGGATTCCTCAAGGGGCGGTACTTCGACACCGAGATGTATCCCCATATGATGAAGCCGGAGCACCTCGAATTCCTGGCAAACGCCCGTTCCAGCGTCGGGTTGGGGCTGCAGAGCGCCAACCCCGACGTACTGAAGGCCGTCGACCGCCCGTTCAAGCCTCACCATTTCGCCAAGGCCGTCGAGGACCTTGCAAGGGTCGCGCGGGTCACCGTGGAGGTCATCGTGGGTCTACCCGGCGACAGCCCGTCGGGGTTCAAGGAAACGATGGCGTTCTTGACGGACCTTCCGTGCAACGTGCGCGTCTACCACTGTCTCGTCCTCCCGGACGCCCTCATGAGCCGCTACGAGAACTCGGATGAGCTCCGCTTTCACCCCATCACCCTCGAGATCCAGTCTGGACCAGGGTGGAGCGAGACCGAGCTTCGCGACACCTGCGAATGGGTGGACGAAAAGACTCGGGCCGAGGGCGTGAACCAGCAGCAACCTCGAGTGGGACGCGGCGATAGGCTCGAGGACTATGTGGAGATGCTGGTGGATCCCCCATGGTGGTCGTTCGATCGCACAGCAACCCCGCCTCCACTTGGCCACCACATGGCCAACGTCCGTCGCGTGCCGGCCCATCTGCCTCAGGGCGAGGTGGCGGCGGCGGGCGTGCATGCGGCCATCGTCGCGGCCGTGACACGCGCTACTCACGGACACTGCCGGGTTGGCGAGGTCATCCGCTCGACCGGCCAGGTGGTGGTCCGTTTGGACGTGGAGCGTGCATCGTACGAACTGGTCGCGCGGCCCGTGGAAGCGGGGCCGTCGTTTCGCGACGCGGCGGGCTGTGGCTTCATGTACCGCTCGGACGGAACGGCGCAGCTTGACCAGCGCGCAAGCCTGCTCCTGACGCGCGCAATCGATGCCATGGCAGCTCATGTCGCGCCTCTCGTCACCAGCCGGTAG
- the tnpB gene encoding IS66 family insertion sequence element accessory protein TnpB has protein sequence MIPADIEVFVALDPVSLHKSFDTLAGEVQERVGRSPRTGGLFIFFNRRRTALKAIFADGTGLCIFYKRLDRGRFQLPEPIDEGRVVELSEDQLDVLLDGIELPPPRARAKRNTTPSVH, from the coding sequence ATGATCCCGGCCGATATCGAGGTGTTCGTCGCGCTCGACCCGGTGAGCCTGCACAAGAGCTTCGACACCCTTGCAGGCGAGGTGCAGGAACGCGTCGGCCGCTCGCCGCGCACCGGTGGACTCTTCATCTTCTTCAACCGTCGGCGCACCGCCCTCAAGGCGATTTTCGCGGACGGCACGGGCCTTTGCATCTTCTACAAGCGCCTCGACCGTGGACGCTTCCAGCTCCCCGAGCCCATCGACGAAGGACGCGTGGTGGAGCTGAGCGAGGACCAGCTGGACGTGCTGCTAGACGGCATAGAGCTGCCTCCTCCGCGCGCGCGTGCGAAGCGCAACACCACTCCGTCGGTGCATTGA
- a CDS encoding IS66 family transposase, with protein sequence MATKADLESLTGERGELVDKLVAALAERNAELAARDAALAAREAKLDAAAVQIAKQAAQYEALREAYMQLQLELKLLKRKIFIASAERADTTQLQLEFETLTQKLDALAGVMGNPSESDGDPSDESGDSNDPEAKKKRRSKSTGRRRVEEMGLRKETVSLTDPHMEKLVEAGLARRLPEPEVSHKLGRKPAEYIHVEILRTTYATSPDENGRTEMFTADMPPELLPRCLAAPSMLAEVITDKFSKGLPLYRQEQELLFESVSIDRGTMCRWLDQLGSRFNETIVAAMERDAMESAFCIATDATGFAVQPGKLDDGPRRPCRKGHYFVRIADRDHILFNFTERQRSEDVVTLFKGYGGHIQADACSVYNALFRPADPDAPDDELPTEVGCWSHARRKFFEAAFAKLAIGREGLVYLHKIFEVERRCRAGKPPPSTVKARRLQHLAPLIDEFVDFAKQHYEREKKRRGPARAALGYVVRQEGPLRAVLADGRLRIDNNWSERELRKVVRIRDAALFAGSTKHAENAGAHLTLIASAKLHHLNPREYIRDLIRVLPCWPEDRYLELAPLFWNQTRARLDPAELAAEVGWITVPDPIPLRRPGEESPAEDRA encoded by the coding sequence ATGGCGACGAAGGCAGACCTCGAGTCGTTGACCGGAGAGCGCGGCGAGCTCGTGGACAAGCTCGTGGCCGCGCTCGCGGAGCGCAACGCCGAACTCGCCGCACGCGACGCGGCACTTGCTGCGCGCGAGGCCAAGCTCGATGCCGCGGCGGTGCAGATCGCCAAGCAGGCCGCGCAGTATGAGGCGCTGCGCGAGGCGTACATGCAGCTGCAGCTGGAGCTGAAGCTACTCAAGCGCAAGATCTTCATCGCGTCCGCGGAGCGTGCAGACACCACGCAGCTGCAGCTCGAGTTCGAGACGCTGACGCAGAAGCTGGACGCGCTCGCGGGCGTCATGGGCAACCCGTCCGAGAGCGACGGTGACCCGAGCGACGAGAGCGGTGACAGCAACGACCCGGAGGCGAAGAAGAAGCGCCGGTCGAAGTCGACCGGGCGTCGCCGGGTAGAGGAGATGGGGCTGCGCAAGGAGACTGTGTCGCTGACGGATCCTCACATGGAGAAGCTCGTTGAGGCCGGGCTGGCCCGTCGCCTGCCGGAGCCAGAGGTCAGCCACAAGCTTGGGCGCAAGCCTGCCGAGTACATCCACGTTGAGATCCTCCGTACGACCTACGCCACGTCCCCTGACGAGAACGGGCGCACCGAGATGTTCACGGCGGACATGCCGCCCGAGCTGCTGCCGCGCTGCCTCGCGGCGCCGTCGATGCTGGCGGAGGTCATCACCGACAAGTTCAGCAAAGGCCTCCCGCTCTACCGGCAGGAGCAAGAGCTGCTCTTCGAGAGCGTCTCGATCGACCGGGGCACGATGTGCCGCTGGCTCGACCAGCTCGGCTCGCGCTTCAACGAGACCATCGTCGCCGCCATGGAGCGGGACGCGATGGAGAGCGCCTTCTGCATCGCCACGGACGCCACGGGCTTCGCGGTGCAGCCGGGCAAGCTCGACGACGGCCCACGGCGGCCCTGTCGCAAGGGCCACTACTTCGTGCGCATCGCGGACCGCGACCACATCCTGTTCAACTTCACGGAGCGCCAGCGCAGCGAAGACGTCGTCACGCTGTTCAAAGGCTACGGCGGTCACATCCAGGCCGACGCGTGTAGCGTGTACAACGCGCTCTTTCGCCCGGCGGATCCCGACGCGCCCGACGACGAGTTGCCCACCGAGGTGGGGTGTTGGTCGCATGCGCGGAGAAAGTTCTTCGAAGCCGCGTTCGCAAAGCTGGCGATAGGGCGCGAGGGGCTTGTGTACCTGCACAAGATCTTCGAGGTCGAGCGGCGTTGCCGTGCCGGCAAGCCTCCCCCGTCCACAGTCAAGGCGCGGCGCCTGCAGCACCTCGCGCCCTTGATCGACGAGTTCGTCGACTTCGCGAAGCAGCACTACGAGCGCGAGAAGAAGCGCCGCGGCCCCGCCCGCGCTGCGCTGGGGTACGTCGTCCGTCAGGAGGGTCCTCTCCGTGCAGTGCTCGCTGACGGACGGCTGCGCATCGACAACAACTGGAGCGAACGCGAGCTGCGGAAGGTGGTCCGCATCCGCGACGCAGCCCTGTTCGCCGGGAGCACCAAGCACGCCGAGAACGCCGGGGCGCACCTCACGCTCATCGCCTCCGCCAAGCTCCACCACCTGAACCCCCGCGAGTACATCCGTGACCTGATCCGCGTCCTCCCCTGCTGGCCCGAGGACCGCTACCTCGAGCTCGCGCCGCTCTTCTGGAACCAGACGCGCGCCCGACTGGATCCCGCCGAGCTCGCGGCCGAGGTCGGATGGATCACCGTGCCCGACCCGATTCCGCTGCGCCGCCCGGGCGAAGAGTCGCCCGCGGAGGACCGCGCCTGA
- a CDS encoding FecR domain-containing protein: MAEHETKLAEALLWVREDWSEERVRRGRVALERAAARRRRAQRATVAGVTGLALAASFVAAFWPRAPQEEAWAAFSPIGVTAPDPAAGPDTPGALRFQDGSVAIPLGTDTAMATSLDEPERAGLELMGGSARFDVVPRPSRSFEVRVGSVVVSVLGTRFDVRRQPRHVLVHVQRGRVRVQWLGGERILTASQSGLFPLELDGAGTVEGPPGASDVASVSAPNGTDGGGVSALDTAPDAFDLDFTLEELELEAAEANAAGAGASDAARDGARGEHGAQVGAHDWRSMARAGRYDDAYEAARGVTVGSSMGDLMLAADTARLTGHLAEAVTHLERALQLHPGDRRAHLAAFTLGRVQLQQGQPQRAARAFARAQQLDRAGVMTEAALAREVQALARAGQRDAASRRARVYLQRFPSGRHAGSVRAYAHAP, from the coding sequence GTGGCTGAGCACGAGACGAAACTCGCCGAGGCGCTCCTCTGGGTGCGAGAGGACTGGAGTGAGGAGCGCGTCCGGCGCGGGCGGGTCGCGCTGGAGCGAGCCGCGGCGCGCCGACGACGCGCGCAGCGGGCGACGGTCGCGGGCGTGACGGGCCTGGCCCTGGCCGCGAGCTTCGTCGCTGCCTTCTGGCCGCGCGCGCCGCAAGAGGAGGCGTGGGCGGCCTTCTCCCCCATCGGGGTCACCGCGCCCGACCCGGCGGCGGGGCCCGACACCCCCGGCGCGCTGCGCTTCCAGGACGGCTCGGTGGCCATCCCGCTGGGCACCGACACCGCCATGGCGACGAGCCTGGACGAGCCCGAGCGCGCGGGCCTCGAGCTGATGGGGGGCTCGGCGCGTTTCGACGTGGTGCCGCGCCCCTCGCGCTCGTTCGAGGTGCGTGTGGGCAGCGTGGTGGTGAGCGTGCTGGGGACGCGCTTCGACGTGCGCCGTCAGCCCCGACACGTGCTGGTGCACGTGCAGCGCGGGCGCGTACGGGTGCAGTGGCTGGGCGGCGAGCGCATCCTCACGGCCTCACAGAGCGGGCTGTTCCCGCTCGAGCTCGATGGTGCCGGGACGGTCGAGGGCCCTCCAGGAGCCAGCGACGTTGCGTCCGTCTCCGCCCCGAACGGGACCGACGGAGGCGGCGTTTCGGCGCTCGACACGGCGCCCGACGCGTTCGACCTGGACTTCACCCTCGAGGAGCTCGAGCTCGAGGCGGCCGAGGCGAACGCGGCCGGCGCAGGCGCGAGTGACGCCGCCCGGGACGGGGCGCGCGGCGAGCATGGCGCCCAGGTCGGAGCGCACGACTGGCGCAGCATGGCGCGCGCAGGGCGCTACGACGACGCCTACGAGGCCGCGCGCGGGGTCACCGTCGGGAGCTCCATGGGCGACCTCATGCTGGCGGCGGACACGGCGCGGCTGACGGGGCACCTCGCGGAAGCCGTCACACACCTCGAGCGCGCCCTGCAGCTGCACCCGGGTGACCGCCGCGCACACCTGGCCGCCTTCACCCTGGGCCGCGTGCAGCTCCAACAAGGGCAACCGCAGCGCGCCGCCCGCGCCTTCGCCCGCGCCCAGCAGCTGGACCGCGCGGGGGTCATGACCGAAGCCGCGCTGGCCCGCGAGGTCCAGGCGCTGGCGAGGGCCGGCCAACGCGATGCCGCCAGCCGACGGGCGCGCGTGTACCTCCAACGATTTCCGAGCGGACGCCACGCCGGGAGTGTGAGAGCCTATGCCCACGCTCCGTGA
- a CDS encoding RNA polymerase sigma factor, which translates to MNHPLPPLRVVPSAPEGSGPESGASAVASRDLGALYVRYASYVGAIALRLTGRPDEVDDLVQDVFLAAHRGLQRRESEAEIKGWLATVTVRMSQRRLRRLRLRGFFGQDDGARFDELAAPGASPEQKALVARIYRALEREPVAHRVAWILRRVDGHTVAEVAALCDCSPATAKRRIAAASVAIEEVIGRG; encoded by the coding sequence GTGAACCACCCCCTGCCACCCCTGCGCGTCGTGCCGTCGGCCCCCGAGGGGTCCGGCCCGGAGTCCGGCGCCAGCGCGGTGGCGAGCCGTGACCTGGGGGCCCTCTACGTGCGGTACGCGTCCTACGTGGGCGCCATCGCCCTGCGCCTCACGGGGCGCCCCGACGAGGTCGACGACTTGGTGCAGGACGTTTTCTTGGCCGCTCACCGGGGCCTCCAGCGACGCGAGAGCGAGGCGGAGATCAAGGGCTGGCTCGCCACCGTGACGGTACGCATGTCCCAGCGACGGCTGCGGCGCCTGCGCCTGCGCGGGTTCTTCGGGCAGGACGACGGCGCGCGCTTCGACGAACTGGCCGCGCCTGGGGCCAGCCCCGAACAGAAGGCGCTGGTGGCGCGCATCTACCGCGCGCTCGAGCGCGAGCCGGTGGCGCACCGCGTGGCGTGGATCCTGCGCCGCGTCGACGGACACACGGTCGCCGAGGTGGCGGCGCTGTGCGACTGCTCGCCGGCGACGGCCAAGCGACGCATCGCGGCCGCATCGGTGGCGATCGAGGAGGTGATTGGCCGTGGCTGA
- a CDS encoding AraC family transcriptional regulator, giving the protein MYVSIALARAVVSEVERRGKPVDQLLRQADLPAWRFDDPRGELTIVDYERLILAAVDLLDDPAAGLRAGYHAPAGAAHLVGFVLVNSRTLRDALTLFRRYAPLVVEGVGCELEERGDEGCFRCAHPDLGVGAARFATELLLGYLAARMNPHFFGGDARIRELRLTGPRPRNAAEVEELLGIPLTWGAEHNELLFDRSALDVSQRHADAWVCQLMCDKAERMLGERQTAERLRLRVKDSFKYQVQLGRPDNEAVASALGLSARTLRRRLARLGYTFRDLVDEARQELACDALQRPDSSIKEVAYTLGFAEPSAFHRAFKRWTGVTPREFQTQAVMAH; this is encoded by the coding sequence ATGTACGTGTCCATCGCGCTCGCACGAGCCGTCGTCAGCGAGGTCGAACGCCGCGGCAAGCCCGTCGACCAGCTCCTCCGTCAAGCCGACCTGCCCGCCTGGCGCTTCGACGACCCGCGGGGAGAGCTCACCATCGTGGACTACGAGCGGCTCATCCTGGCGGCGGTGGACCTGCTGGACGACCCGGCGGCGGGTCTGCGTGCTGGGTACCACGCTCCTGCCGGGGCGGCGCACCTGGTGGGCTTCGTCTTGGTGAACAGCCGCACCCTGCGCGACGCGCTGACCCTCTTTCGGCGCTACGCCCCCTTGGTCGTCGAGGGGGTCGGGTGTGAGCTCGAGGAGCGCGGGGACGAGGGGTGCTTCCGCTGCGCACACCCGGACCTCGGGGTCGGCGCCGCGCGCTTCGCGACGGAGCTCCTGCTGGGGTACCTCGCCGCGCGCATGAACCCCCACTTCTTCGGGGGCGATGCCCGCATCCGCGAGCTGCGCCTCACCGGCCCGCGGCCCCGGAACGCCGCCGAGGTGGAGGAGCTGTTGGGCATTCCACTCACGTGGGGGGCCGAGCACAACGAGCTGCTCTTCGACCGCAGCGCGCTGGACGTCAGCCAGCGCCACGCCGACGCCTGGGTGTGCCAGCTGATGTGCGACAAGGCGGAGCGCATGCTGGGCGAGCGGCAGACCGCCGAGCGCCTGCGCCTGCGGGTCAAGGACTCGTTCAAGTACCAGGTGCAGCTGGGCCGCCCAGACAACGAGGCCGTGGCTTCGGCCCTTGGGCTCAGCGCGCGCACCCTGCGCCGTCGGCTGGCGCGCCTGGGCTACACCTTCCGCGACCTGGTGGACGAGGCGCGCCAGGAGCTGGCCTGCGACGCGCTCCAGCGGCCGGACTCCTCCATCAAGGAGGTGGCCTACACCTTGGGCTTCGCGGAGCCCTCGGCGTTCCACCGTGCGTTCAAGCGCTGGACGGGCGTGACCCCGAGGGAGTTTCAGACTCAGGCCGTGATGGCGCACTGA
- a CDS encoding response regulator transcription factor, giving the protein MNDEALRILLVEDHPRYREALADALVSVGFAVTAVASAEEARGTLDDAFALAVVDLHLESEVAGTELIAEVVQRGGRALALTAATDERSVLEALDRGASGYVSKADPLSRVLGAIEDALAGHSPLSSDVTRHVIRRAALPEVRLSPREQDLLVVLARGLTYAEAADALGIRMGTVQTYVRTLYRKLGVSNKAELCAFAYEHQLVR; this is encoded by the coding sequence GTGAACGACGAAGCTCTCCGCATCCTGCTGGTCGAAGACCACCCCCGCTATCGCGAGGCCCTCGCGGACGCCCTCGTGAGCGTGGGCTTCGCGGTCACCGCCGTCGCCTCAGCCGAGGAGGCGCGTGGGACCCTCGATGACGCGTTCGCGCTTGCCGTGGTGGACCTGCACCTCGAGTCGGAGGTGGCCGGCACCGAGCTGATCGCGGAGGTGGTGCAGCGCGGAGGGCGCGCCCTGGCGCTGACGGCCGCCACGGACGAGCGCTCTGTGTTGGAGGCCCTCGACCGCGGCGCGTCGGGCTACGTGTCCAAGGCGGACCCCCTGTCGCGCGTGCTTGGGGCGATCGAGGACGCGCTCGCCGGGCACAGCCCGCTCTCGAGCGACGTCACGCGCCACGTCATTCGGCGGGCCGCCCTGCCCGAGGTGCGCCTGTCCCCGCGCGAACAGGACCTCCTGGTGGTGCTCGCCCGGGGGCTCACCTACGCCGAGGCGGCCGACGCGCTCGGGATCCGCATGGGCACCGTGCAGACGTATGTGCGCACGCTGTACCGGAAGCTGGGCGTGTCGAACAAGGCCGAGCTGTGCGCCTTCGCCTACGAGCATCAGCTGGTGCGCTGA
- a CDS encoding acyl-CoA dehydrogenase: MTHFKSNLRDLQFNLFEYGRIQSVLGTGPFAEMDEDTARSVLLEVEKLATGVIADSFEPGDREPLKLEEGDVTLPPSIRAGIDAFYEGGWQALELPPHLGGVGAPPSVRWASLELVCGASPAVAFYLFGTFIATIIDRLGTEAQKERYVRQMLEKRWGGTMVLTEPDAGSDVGAGRSKAVHVEGDVWQIEGTKRFITNGDFDGPDNIVHLVLARPEGAAAGTKGLSLFIVPKFWVEEDGTLGARNGVFVSAIEKKMGLSASATCELTMGDSIPCRGLLVGEVHDGIRQMFRVIEHARMFIGLKSMSTASTGYLNALAYAKERVQGADMKQMADKSAPRVRIIEHPDVRRTLMLQKAHVEGMRALTYWGARIQDDIAAMAADPNHSKAELDELERRSDLLLPLIKGYNSEKAYELLAVSLQTFGGSGYCKDYPIEQYIRDQKIDTLYEGTTHIQALDLVFRKIARDGGATLRGVLGDAQALLKEERGGPAFANERALLAEALGTMQQMLMACMAFMKESIYLIGFNANRMLESLAEVIIAYLLLDQAVLAAKSREGASEADVAFYNGKIASARFFAKEVLPELSVRLRQLKATDLGLMDLDEAAF, encoded by the coding sequence ATGACCCACTTCAAGAGCAACCTCCGCGACCTCCAGTTCAACCTCTTCGAGTACGGGCGCATCCAGAGCGTGCTCGGCACCGGCCCCTTCGCCGAGATGGACGAAGACACCGCCCGCAGCGTGCTGCTGGAGGTGGAGAAGCTCGCGACGGGCGTCATCGCCGACAGCTTCGAGCCGGGCGACCGTGAGCCGCTGAAGCTGGAGGAGGGCGACGTGACTTTGCCGCCCAGCATCCGCGCGGGCATCGACGCGTTCTACGAGGGCGGCTGGCAGGCGCTCGAGCTGCCGCCACACCTCGGTGGCGTTGGCGCGCCTCCCAGCGTGCGCTGGGCCTCGCTGGAGTTGGTGTGTGGCGCCAGCCCCGCCGTCGCGTTCTATCTGTTCGGCACGTTCATCGCGACCATCATCGACCGGCTGGGCACCGAGGCGCAGAAGGAGCGCTACGTGCGCCAGATGCTCGAGAAGCGCTGGGGCGGCACCATGGTGCTGACCGAGCCGGACGCGGGCTCGGACGTGGGCGCGGGCCGCAGCAAGGCCGTGCACGTCGAGGGCGACGTGTGGCAGATCGAGGGCACCAAGCGCTTCATCACCAACGGTGACTTCGACGGGCCGGACAACATCGTGCACCTGGTGCTGGCGCGCCCCGAGGGCGCAGCGGCCGGCACCAAGGGCCTCAGCCTCTTCATCGTGCCCAAGTTCTGGGTGGAGGAGGACGGCACGCTCGGCGCGCGCAACGGTGTGTTCGTGAGCGCCATCGAGAAGAAGATGGGCCTCTCTGCGTCGGCCACCTGCGAGCTGACCATGGGCGACAGCATCCCGTGCCGCGGCCTCTTGGTGGGCGAAGTGCACGACGGCATCCGGCAGATGTTCCGCGTCATCGAGCACGCGCGCATGTTCATCGGGCTCAAGTCCATGTCCACCGCGTCCACCGGTTACCTGAACGCGCTGGCCTACGCCAAGGAGCGCGTGCAGGGCGCCGACATGAAGCAGATGGCGGACAAGAGCGCGCCACGCGTGCGCATCATCGAGCACCCGGACGTGCGCCGCACGCTCATGCTGCAGAAGGCGCACGTGGAGGGCATGCGCGCGCTGACCTACTGGGGCGCGCGCATCCAGGACGACATCGCGGCCATGGCGGCGGACCCCAACCACAGCAAGGCCGAGCTGGACGAGCTGGAGCGGCGCTCCGACCTGCTGCTGCCGCTCATCAAGGGCTACAACTCCGAGAAGGCCTACGAGCTGCTGGCCGTGTCGCTGCAGACCTTCGGCGGGTCGGGCTACTGCAAGGACTACCCCATCGAGCAGTACATCCGCGACCAGAAGATCGACACGCTGTACGAGGGCACCACACACATCCAGGCGCTCGACCTGGTGTTCCGCAAGATCGCCCGCGACGGCGGCGCCACGCTGCGTGGGGTGCTGGGCGACGCGCAGGCGCTCCTGAAGGAAGAGCGCGGCGGGCCGGCGTTCGCCAACGAGCGCGCCCTGCTGGCCGAGGCGCTCGGCACCATGCAGCAGATGCTGATGGCGTGCATGGCCTTCATGAAGGAGTCCATCTACCTCATCGGGTTCAACGCCAACCGCATGCTGGAGTCGCTGGCCGAGGTCATCATCGCGTACCTGCTGCTGGACCAGGCGGTGCTGGCCGCGAAGAGCCGCGAGGGCGCGAGCGAGGCGGACGTGGCGTTCTACAACGGCAAGATCGCGTCGGCGCGCTTCTTCGCCAAGGAGGTTCTACCCGAGCTGAGCGTCCGCCTGCGGCAGCTCAAGGCCACGGACCTGGGGCTGATGGACCTGGACGAGGCCGCCTTCTGA
- a CDS encoding DUF2029 domain-containing protein, translating into MRPRPDTPPSESRSPAWALALLAVLGVVHLAAAWSIVRQPFGAPPAEAPLRFLFNDGTHRMGPGADFMALYGAGAAARAGQDVYGRIPDDAGVPYAFPYRYSPVVASSLGAALSMLSPRAAFVLWCALLELLLLACLRVWWRYTAGGLQWFGACALLLSTPFLLELQMGQFTFAATACAFIALLLAWERPLVAPLALAAGAFLKTFPLVAVPALLRRRPEPFVVFSAFTLLLGADAAQRPDAWRTFLQLNFGATHLAPTSDAGNYGALHAAAQWGRALEALPFGPAEVDAAAWWLRIGALALACAVVLRVRKRPHGTETAGAALLLGHFVSYAHVWEHHYAGVLLAGLLVTRAAHGLRRPVVTGVAVVCVLLMTAPTPFWLWDTAHDPRVWDPAARWTPLQCALLPTFKAGPALTLYALTLGLAVVGPRRALGSPHGTDAPRGSGPSASSEGGLVQVHQPQVRGLELPQADAQLG; encoded by the coding sequence ATGCGCCCACGCCCCGACACGCCGCCCTCCGAGAGCCGCTCGCCCGCGTGGGCGCTTGCGCTGCTCGCGGTGCTGGGCGTCGTGCACCTGGCGGCGGCGTGGTCCATCGTGCGGCAGCCCTTTGGCGCGCCCCCCGCCGAGGCCCCGCTGCGCTTCCTGTTCAACGACGGGACGCACCGCATGGGGCCCGGGGCGGACTTCATGGCGCTCTACGGCGCAGGGGCGGCGGCGCGCGCCGGGCAAGACGTGTATGGGCGCATCCCCGACGACGCGGGCGTGCCCTACGCGTTCCCTTACCGCTACTCGCCCGTGGTGGCCTCCTCGCTGGGCGCGGCGCTCAGCATGCTCAGCCCGCGCGCCGCCTTTGTGCTGTGGTGCGCGCTGCTCGAGCTGCTGCTGCTCGCCTGCCTGCGCGTGTGGTGGCGCTACACCGCGGGCGGGCTGCAATGGTTCGGGGCGTGCGCCCTGCTGCTGTCCACGCCCTTCCTGCTGGAACTTCAGATGGGGCAGTTCACGTTCGCGGCCACGGCGTGCGCGTTCATCGCGCTGCTGCTGGCGTGGGAGCGGCCGCTGGTCGCGCCTCTCGCGCTGGCCGCGGGGGCGTTCCTGAAGACCTTCCCGCTGGTGGCGGTGCCCGCCTTGCTGCGCCGCCGCCCGGAGCCGTTCGTGGTGTTCAGCGCCTTCACGCTGCTGTTGGGCGCGGACGCAGCCCAGCGCCCCGACGCGTGGCGCACCTTCCTGCAACTGAACTTCGGGGCCACGCACCTGGCTCCCACCTCGGACGCCGGCAACTACGGCGCGCTGCACGCTGCGGCGCAGTGGGGGCGCGCGCTCGAGGCCCTGCCCTTCGGCCCCGCGGAGGTGGACGCGGCAGCGTGGTGGCTGCGCATCGGTGCCCTCGCGCTGGCGTGCGCGGTGGTCCTCCGCGTGCGCAAGCGTCCGCACGGCACGGAGACGGCGGGCGCGGCCCTGCTCCTGGGGCACTTCGTGTCGTACGCGCACGTGTGGGAGCACCACTACGCCGGCGTGCTGCTGGCGGGGCTGTTGGTGACGCGCGCGGCGCACGGACTGCGGCGCCCCGTGGTCACCGGCGTCGCGGTGGTGTGCGTGCTGCTCATGACTGCCCCCACGCCGTTCTGGCTGTGGGACACGGCGCACGACCCGCGCGTGTGGGACCCGGCGGCACGCTGGACCCCACTGCAGTGCGCGCTGCTCCCCACGTTCAAGGCGGGCCCCGCCCTCACGCTCTACGCGCTCACGCTGGGGCTCGCCGTTGTCGGCCCGCGCCGCGCGCTGGGCTCACCGCACGGCACGGACGCACCGCGCGGCTCGGGCCCAAGCGCCAGCTCAGAAGGCGGCCTCGTCCAGGTCCATCAGCCCCAGGTCCGTGGCCTTGAGCTGCCGCAGGCGGACGCTCAGCTCGGGTAG